In a genomic window of Glycine max cultivar Williams 82 chromosome 13, Glycine_max_v4.0, whole genome shotgun sequence:
- the LOC100813640 gene encoding disease resistance protein RUN1: MAEKMINVVASSSGSASKVFPKKYDVFLSFRGEDTRRNFTCHLYEALMQKKIKTYIDEQLEKGDQIALALTKAIEDSCISIVIFSDNYASSKWCLGELFKILECKKEKGQIVIPVFYNIDPSHVRKQIGSYKQAFAKLEGEPECNKWKDALTEAANLVGLDSKNYRNDVELLKDIVRAVSEKLPRRYQNQSKGLVGIEEHYKRIESFLNNGSSEVRTLGIWGMGGIGKSTLATALYNELSPEFEGHCFFINVFDKSEMSNLQGKRVFIVLDDVATSEQLEKLIGEYDFLGLGSRVIVTSRNKQMLSLVDEIYSVEELSSHHSLQLFCLTVFGEEQPKDGYEDLSRRVIFYCKGIPLALKILGKSLRQKCKDAWESELRKIQKILNVEIHNELKLSYYDLDCSQKEIFLDLACFFKGGKRDWVAGLLEAFGFFPASEIEVLLDKSLIRISKYNEIEMHDLTQEMGREIIRQQSIKDPGRRSRLCKHEEVVDVLKHNKGTDVVEGIILNLHKLTGDLFLSSDSLAKMTNLRFLRIHKGWRSNNQFNVFLSNGLESLSNKLRYLHWDECCLESLPSNFCAEQLVEISMPRSKLKKLWDGVQNLVSLKTIDLQESRDLIEIPDLFMAKKLERVYLNHCKSLYQIHLNSKSLYVLDLLGCSSLKEFTVTSEEMIDLMLSHTAICTLSSPIDHLLSLEVLDLSGTNVEILPANIKNLSMMRKLKLDDFCTKLMYLPELPPSLTELHLNNCQRLMSLPKLPSSLRELHLNNCWRLVSLPKLPPSLRELHLNNFWRLMSLPKIPPSLRELHLNNCRRLVSLPKLPPGVKEVSAINCISLKTDITQRLVLQHMYQSRIPYLNKDPTYREDEYFFFPGDHVTNSKYGFHTEESSITIPYLPKSHLCGFIYCIILLEGSVLKDNRFSCAIYRDDMLISLDHRRIIGCEKLISDHVLFWYHDINKFGGISEVYDHFCHITFVFKFNYNKESIKGCGVFPVYESNLLYTMRELDPLPQLLSPAKETKKKNCLPFKARLRGFCNSNGGGR; this comes from the exons ATGGCTGAGAAAATGATCAatgttgttgcttcttcctcTGGATCTGCTTCTAAGGTATTCCCTAAAAAATATGACGTTTTTCTAAGCTTTCGAGGTGAGGACACCCGAAGGAACTTCACATGCCATCTTTACGAAGCTTTgatgcaaaagaaaattaaaacctATATAGATGAACAACTTGAAAAGGGAGATCAAATCGCACTAGCACTCACCAAAGCCATCGAAGATTCTTGTATATCTATTGTCATCTTCTCAGATAACTATGCTTCCTCAAAGTGGTGCTTGGGTGAACTCTTCAAGATCTTGGaatgcaagaaagaaaaaggacagATTGTGATACCAGTGTTTTACAATATAGATCCATCCCATGTGAGGAAGCAAATTGGGAGCTATAAGCAAGCCTTTGCAAAACTTGAGGGAGAGCCTGAATGCAACAAATGGAAAGATGCTCTTACTGAAGCAGCAAATTTAGTTGGGTTGGACTCTAAAAATTAtag GAATGATGTTGAATTGCTTAAGGACATTGTTAGAGCTGTTTCGGAAAAATTGCCTCGCAGATACCAAAACCAAAGTAAAGGATTGGTTGGAATTGAGGAACATTATAAACGGATTGAATCATTTCTAAATAATGGGTCTAGTGAAGTTAGAACCCTTGGAATATGGGGCATGGGTGGCATAGGTAAAAGCACCCTTGCTACTGCTTTATATAATGAATTGTCTCCTGAGTTTGAAGGTCATTGCTTCTTCATAAATGTTTTTGATAAGTCTGAAATGAGTAATCTCCAGGGTAAAAGAGTTTTCATTGTCTTGGATGACGTGGCTACCTCTGAGCAATTAGAAAAGCTAATTGGAGAATATGATTTTTTGGGACTAGGAAGTAGGGTCATTGTTACGAGTAGAAATAAGCAAATGCTTAGCCTAGTTGATGAAATATATTCAGTCGAGGAATTGAGCTCTCATCACTCCCTTCAGCTTTTCTGTTTGACTGTTTTTGGAGAAGAACAACCTAAAGATGGATATGAAGATCTATCAAGAAGAGTAATTTTCTATTGCAAAGGTATTCCTTTGGCTTTAAAAATTTTGGGTAAAAGTCTTCGTCAAAAATGTAAAGACGCATGGGAAAGTGAAttgagaaaaattcaaaagattctAAATGTGGAAATtcataatgaattaaaattgaGTTATTATGACTTAGATTGTTCACAAAAAGAGATCTTTTTAGACCTTGCATGCTTCTTCAAAGGAGGAAAAAGAGATTGGGTAGCAGGATTATTGGAAGCTTTTGGTTTCTTTCCAGCATCTGAGATAGAAGTACTTTTAGATAAATCTCTCATAAGAATTTCAAAATACAATGAGATAGAAATGCATGACTTGACACAAGAAATGGGTCGAGAAATTATTCGTCAACAATCTATCAAAGATCCTGGAAGACGAAGTCGATTGTGCAAACACGAGGAAGTTGTTGATGTTTTGAAACATAACAAG GGAACTGATGTTGTTGAAGGCATAATTTTAAATCTGCATAAATTAACTGGGGATCTATTTTTGAGCTCCGATTCCCTTGCAAAGATGACTAACCTGAGATTTCTTCGAATCCACAAAGGGTGGCGGAGTAACAACCAATTTAATGTGTTCCTTAGTAATGGTCTTGAGTCATTGTCTAACAAATTGAGGTACCTTCATTGGGATGAATGTTGTCTTGAGTCTTTGCCGTCTAACTTTTGCGCTGAACAACTTGTAGAGATTTCCATGCCTCGTAGCAAGCTcaaaaagctctgggatggggTTCAG aacctCGTGAGTTTAAAGACCATTGACCTTCAAGAGTCTCGAGACTTGATTGAGATCCCAGACTTATTTATGGCCAAAAAACTTGAAAGAGTATATCTTAATCATTGTAAAAGCTTGTATCAGATCCATCTAAATTCCAAATCTCTCTATGTACTTGACCTCTTAGGTTGTTCTTCTCTCAAGGAATTCACGGTGACATCAGAGGAAATGATAGATTTGATGTTATCTCACACTGCTATATGTACATTGTCATCACCAATTGATCACTTATTGTCTTTAGAAGTGTTAGACCTAAGTGGAACTAATGTTGAGATCTTGCCTGCAAACATAAAAAACCTTTCAATGATGAGAAAGCTAAAATTAGATGATTTCTGTACGAAACTCATGTATCTGCCGGAGCTTCCACCATCCCTAACAGAGCTTCATTTAAATAATTGTCAGAGACTCATGTCTCTACCGAAGCTTCCATCATCCCTGAGAGAGCttcatttaaataattgttGGAGACTTGTGTCCTTGCCGAAACTTCCACCATCCCTAAGAGAGCTtcacttaaataatttttggagACTCATGTCTTTGCCGAAGATTCCACCATCCCTAAGAGAGCTTCATTTAAATAATTGTCGGAGACTGGTATCCCTGCCGAAGCTTCCACCAGGGGTGAAAGAGGTGAGTGCCATCAACTGCATTTCTCTTAAGACAGATATAACTCAACGGCTAGTGTTACAACACATGTATCAGAGTCGCATACCCTACTTAAACAAAGACCCTACATACCGTGAGGATGAATACTTCTTCTTCCCTGGAGATCATGTCACAAACAGCAAGTATGGATTTCATACAGAAGAGAGTTCAATAACTATTCCTTATcttccaaaatctcatttatgtgGTTTCATTTATTGCATCATTCTTTTGGAGGGATCAGTCTTAAAAGATAACCGGTTTTCTTGCGCTATCTATCGAGATGATATGCTGATCAGTTTGGACCATCGCAGGATTATAGGCTGCGAAAAATTGATTTCAGATCACGTATTATTTTGGTATCATGATATCAACAAATTTGGCGGAATAAGTGAAGTGTATGATCATTTCTGCCACATAacatttgtatttaaatttaattacaataaagAGAGCATAAAAGGATGTGGGGTCTTTCCAGTGTACGAGTCAAATCTTTTATATACAATGAGAGAACTGGATCCTCTCCCACAACTTTTGTCTCCAgcaaaagaaaccaaaaaaaaaaattgtttgccCTTCAAAGCAAGACTCAGAGGATTCTGTAACAGTAACGGTGGTGGTCGTTGA